TTGCTGGCTGACACACCGCTATCGGGAGCAAGCCCCCTCCCACACTTGTTTTGTGTATAGCTTAAAAATGTACACAACTATGTAACTATCGGTGCCATTTTTGTGTGCAGCTTAAGCTTCAGCGCACCAAAACGTAACATCCCTCTTTGTTGATTTACTCGTATACGAATTTCGCCATTCCCGATTAAAAAATAAATACCTGTTCAAGCGGTCAACTTATATTGCTTGTAATTCAGCAATTTATTTAACACTCCTATAAAACGAAATTAACACTGCTTTTCATATATTGAAAACTGGCACGCATGTGGCTTAGTGAAAAGTACGCTTTGTATACAATCAATACAAAACCTACATACACTTTGCCATCCGCCGCTTTGCTGCCGATGCGCTGGAGCCTGCCGGAATGCGTACAAGTCTTTCGAGCAATATCGCGCTGGATCTGCCCTCCTCCACCCTCCACCCCGAGGCTGCAAGCCCCGGCCCACTGGTCCTCAGCCCGCGCCTGCACAACAAGGACCTGGCCCCCACCAAAATCGAGGGCCGACGCTGGGGGCGCTATAGCATCTTTGCGCTGTGGACCAATGACGTGCACAACATCGCCAACTATTCGTTTGCCATCGGCTTATATGCATTGGGCTTGGGCGGCTGGCAAATATTGCTGTCCCTGGGGATCGGCGCGGCGCTGGTGTACTTCTTCATGAACTTGTCGGGGTACATGGGACAGAAGACCGGTGTGCCGTTTCCCGTGATCAGCCGCATCAGTTTCGGTATCCATGGGGCGCAGATTCCAGCATTGATCCGGGCGGTGATTGCGATTGCCTGGTTTGGTATCCAGACGTACCTGGCATCGGTGGTTTTCCGCGTATTGCTGACGGCGATTCATCCGGGTTTTGCCGATTATGACCACAACTCGATCCTGGGCCTGTCGAGCCTGGGCTGGGCATGTTTTGTCGCGATCTGGCTGGTGCAGTTGGTGATCCTCGCCTATGGCATGGAAATGGTACGCCGCTATGAGGGCTTCGCCGGGCCGGTGATTTTGCTCACGGTGGCTGCGTTGGCCGGCTGGATGTACTTCCAGGCGGGCGGACATATCGCCTGGTCGATCCGTGAACCGCTGAGCGGCGGCGAGATGTGGCGCAATATCTTTGCCGGTGGCGCGCTGTGGCTGGCGATCTACGGCACCTTGATCCTCAACTTTTGCGACTTCGCCCGCTCTTCGCCCTGCCGCAGGACCATCCAGGTCGGCAATTTCTGGGGCCTGCCGGTGAATATCCTGGTGTTTGCCGCCATTACCGTGCTGCTGTGCGGCGGCCAGTTCCAGCTCAATGGCCGAGTGATCGAGAGCCCGACCGAAATCATCGCGGCAATCCCCAATACCTTCTTCCTGGTGCTCGGTTGCCTGGCCTTCCTGATCGTTACCGTGGCGGTGAACATCATGGCCAACTTCGTCGCCCCGGCCTTTGTGCTGAGCAACCTGGCGCCCAAGTACCTGAACTTTCGCCGCGCCGGGTTGATCAGCGCCTTCG
This genomic stretch from Pseudomonas synxantha BG33R harbors:
- a CDS encoding NCS1 family nucleobase:cation symporter-1, whose translation is MRTSLSSNIALDLPSSTLHPEAASPGPLVLSPRLHNKDLAPTKIEGRRWGRYSIFALWTNDVHNIANYSFAIGLYALGLGGWQILLSLGIGAALVYFFMNLSGYMGQKTGVPFPVISRISFGIHGAQIPALIRAVIAIAWFGIQTYLASVVFRVLLTAIHPGFADYDHNSILGLSSLGWACFVAIWLVQLVILAYGMEMVRRYEGFAGPVILLTVAALAGWMYFQAGGHIAWSIREPLSGGEMWRNIFAGGALWLAIYGTLILNFCDFARSSPCRRTIQVGNFWGLPVNILVFAAITVLLCGGQFQLNGRVIESPTEIIAAIPNTFFLVLGCLAFLIVTVAVNIMANFVAPAFVLSNLAPKYLNFRRAGLISAFVAVLILPWNLYNSPLVIVYFLSGLGALLGPLYGVIMVDYWLIRKSRVDVPQLYSEDPNGVYYYSRGVNMRAVAAFIPAAVIAILLALLPGFASVSPFSWLFGAGIAGLLYLLIAKRQPVYADVSGESIAVDNVSH